One Lacipirellulaceae bacterium DNA window includes the following coding sequences:
- a CDS encoding 4-(cytidine 5'-diphospho)-2-C-methyl-D-erythritol kinase → MLVSRTLTKSPENWTALAPAKLNLSLEVLGKRDDGFHELETLMVPVRLFDTLSWTPTASKESSPFSFRLTNPTSGDTPADQTNLVVRAVELLAKEAGTAPQGVFTLTKRIPTQAGMGGGSSDAAAALMLANRAWGLNYPNQRLARLAAKLGSDVPFFLAGGPAVCQGRGERTQAVRGLQKLHFVVVKPTETVSTREAFSALQAVPYDDPETAKKTTALESLIGLLRGGRLHKAASQMRNSFQDVICQIEPSLQRLVQRLNETNPWGGMMTGSGSAFFCLCRSASHANHVAGRLRSNLDWMQGSNQRGTVSETAVGGAHDRTHGTVWTTSTCH, encoded by the coding sequence ATCTTTCTCTTGAGGTACTGGGTAAGCGTGACGATGGGTTCCACGAATTGGAAACCCTGATGGTTCCCGTTCGCCTGTTTGATACGCTCTCATGGACACCCACTGCATCGAAAGAGAGTTCCCCGTTTAGTTTTCGCCTTACAAATCCTACTTCCGGCGACACGCCAGCAGACCAAACGAACCTCGTTGTCCGAGCGGTTGAGTTGCTCGCCAAAGAGGCTGGCACCGCTCCTCAGGGCGTTTTCACTCTGACGAAACGCATCCCCACGCAAGCGGGAATGGGTGGCGGCAGCAGCGACGCCGCAGCGGCCTTGATGCTGGCGAACCGTGCTTGGGGACTTAACTACCCAAACCAGCGGCTCGCCCGCTTAGCCGCAAAACTCGGCAGCGACGTCCCCTTCTTCCTCGCGGGAGGTCCCGCCGTCTGCCAAGGACGGGGTGAACGAACGCAAGCTGTCCGAGGTTTACAAAAGCTTCACTTTGTCGTTGTTAAGCCGACGGAAACGGTTTCAACACGTGAAGCTTTCTCCGCGCTTCAAGCTGTGCCCTACGACGATCCCGAAACAGCGAAGAAAACAACCGCGTTGGAATCACTCATCGGGTTGCTGCGGGGAGGCCGCCTCCACAAAGCCGCTAGTCAGATGCGAAACTCTTTCCAAGACGTCATTTGCCAAATTGAGCCTAGTCTCCAGCGTCTTGTGCAAAGACTCAATGAGACCAACCCCTGGGGGGGCATGATGACCGGCAGCGGCTCTGCGTTCTTTTGCCTTTGCCGAAGTGCGAGTCATGCGAATCACGTTGCAGGGAGATTGAGAAGTAATTTAGACTGGATGCAGGGTAGCAATCAGCGAGGGACTGTTTCTGAAACTGCTGTTGGCGGAGCACATGACAGGACACACGGGACGGTTTGGACGACATCGACTTGCCATTAG
- the floA gene encoding flotillin-like protein FloA (flotillin-like protein involved in membrane lipid rafts): MSVPLLLGIETSQVVILVAIGFGLLICLVVVGLFIKFGNLWLQAYTSNARVSMLSLLGMTLRQVNPRTIVDAKIQAMQAGVGTDAQTGITTQRLEAHYLAGGDVPRVINAIIAAQRADIDLDFDRAAAIDLAGRDVLDAVRTSVYPKVIDCPDPERSSKTTLSAVARNGVELKIRARVTVRTNLQQLIGGATEETIIARVGEGIITSIGSAEDHLEVMENPDRISKAVLERGLDAHTAFEIVSIDIADIDIGENIGARLQADQAEADTRMAQARAEQRKANAMAREQEMKADVALNRAQVVLAQAEVPQAMADAFRQGNLATIGSNGAG; this comes from the coding sequence ATGTCCGTTCCTCTCCTCCTTGGAATCGAAACTAGCCAGGTAGTCATTCTTGTTGCCATCGGCTTTGGGCTGTTGATCTGCCTTGTCGTTGTCGGGCTGTTCATCAAGTTTGGGAATCTCTGGTTGCAGGCTTATACATCCAATGCGCGAGTGAGCATGCTAAGCCTGTTGGGTATGACGCTTCGCCAAGTGAACCCGCGGACGATCGTTGATGCGAAAATTCAAGCGATGCAAGCCGGTGTTGGAACCGACGCTCAAACCGGCATCACGACGCAACGACTCGAGGCCCACTATCTGGCTGGTGGTGACGTGCCACGCGTGATCAACGCGATCATCGCGGCTCAGCGGGCGGACATCGATCTTGATTTCGACCGTGCGGCAGCGATTGACCTCGCGGGGCGTGACGTTCTCGACGCGGTGCGGACGAGCGTCTATCCCAAAGTGATCGATTGCCCCGACCCTGAGCGTTCCTCGAAGACGACACTCAGCGCGGTCGCCCGCAATGGTGTCGAATTGAAGATCCGCGCTCGCGTGACGGTGCGGACGAACTTGCAGCAGTTGATTGGCGGTGCCACCGAGGAAACGATTATCGCTCGTGTGGGTGAAGGCATCATTACCTCGATCGGCTCCGCGGAGGATCACCTCGAAGTGATGGAGAATCCAGATCGCATCTCCAAGGCAGTATTGGAACGCGGGCTCGACGCACACACGGCATTTGAAATCGTTTCGATCGATATCGCCGACATCGACATTGGCGAAAACATCGGTGCCCGTTTGCAAGCCGATCAAGCCGAGGCCGATACGCGAATGGCTCAAGCTCGAGCTGAACAACGCAAGGCGAACGCAATGGCCCGCGAACAAGAGATGAAAGCCGACGTGGCTTTGAATCGGGCTCAGGTCGTCCTCGCTCAGGCAGAAGTTCCTCAGGCCATGGCCGATGCGTTCCGTCAAGGGAACCTGGCAACGATCGGGAGTAACGGGGCGGGCTAG
- a CDS encoding SpoVG family protein, whose amino-acid sequence MDITEVRIKLMDEPGERLKAFCSITFDDCFVVRDLKIIEGTSGPFVAMPSRKLTAHCPKCGMKNHLRAPHCNQCGVKLPQDRLPTDNDGRAKLYADIAHPINSSCREMIQEHVVSAYYEELELAKQPNYKSRYDDFDLDYRTPKTENHRVDEAHDGTKSPTKKQAGQGTEKRSDGFGEGVF is encoded by the coding sequence GTGGACATCACTGAAGTACGCATCAAGCTCATGGATGAACCGGGAGAACGCCTCAAAGCGTTCTGTTCGATCACCTTTGACGATTGCTTCGTCGTACGCGATTTAAAGATTATTGAAGGCACCAGCGGCCCGTTCGTCGCCATGCCTAGCCGCAAGCTTACCGCCCACTGTCCTAAATGCGGTATGAAGAACCATCTGCGTGCTCCCCACTGTAATCAGTGCGGAGTGAAGCTCCCGCAAGATCGGCTTCCAACGGACAACGATGGTCGGGCCAAGCTCTACGCGGACATCGCGCACCCGATCAACTCTTCCTGCCGCGAGATGATCCAGGAACACGTAGTCAGTGCCTACTACGAAGAGCTCGAACTCGCGAAGCAGCCCAACTACAAGTCGCGATACGACGACTTCGACCTCGACTATCGCACGCCAAAAACCGAAAATCATCGAGTCGACGAAGCTCACGACGGGACGAAGAGCCCAACGAAAAAACAAGCAGGGCAGGGCACCGAAAAGAGAAGCGACGGCTTCGGCGAGGGGGTCTTCTAG